A section of the Constrictibacter sp. MBR-5 genome encodes:
- a CDS encoding PAS domain-containing protein encodes MTDRTVPRSLRPPAARHVTVPEGRRETAAPPIDAHGRPSSLWRTLLLLLVGAMAGSALTLSMRQISGGRADTATVTAVGITVLVLVLIGGGWLAVFALRARRDRRTAEILAAAGDARPDAQVIVDGRGNEVFANRAFNDLVGAEGGSAQSRLRAWLCRSSKAVEAFNDLDAQAKGGVASTRDVFRPDEAGHRHAYEVSALPVPGDEPRVVWTFRDATSHHALVEAMLADQRKLADFLESAPLGFYSVDADGRFLFVNGALAGLLGVAAEDLMGGNWRLHDFLVEVPVPGTPGHSPFANPAAAERGETVLRGVGGRPIQAQITQSIVPGEATGTLMTRSVVRDLRPEREWEQALKASELRFQRFFEEAPVGVALLDHDLRISEANPTFATLIGHDRAELGGMPFVDLVRVPERADVAAKLVAAREGGGATPIEVPLAGGGDRTWALYARPLEDAAGTGLMLHLVETTHQKRLEVQFAQSQKMLAVGQLAGGIAHDFNNLLTAMIGFCDLLLLRHQPGDASFADIMQIKQNANRAANLVRQLLAFSRQQTLQPRILNLTDTLAELSNLLRRLIGAGIDLSMQHGRNLGLVRVDQIQFEQVIMNLAVNGRDAMPNGGVLTIRTSNASFPVDRVVGRETILAGEYVLIEVIDTGMGIPKENLDRIFEPFFSTKEVGSGTGLGLSTVYGIVKQTDGYVFVDSEPDSGAHFSIYLPQYKGEATVAHPARMDSASADLTGNGTVLLVEDEDPVRLFSARALRNKGYKVLEARSGDMALQVLDTAPDHVDVVVTDVVMPRMDGPTLIGKLREQRPDLKIICISGYAEGAFRQKLETFPDVHFLPKPFSLQQLASKVKEVLAADR; translated from the coding sequence ATGACCGATCGGACCGTACCCCGATCGCTGCGACCGCCCGCCGCGCGGCACGTGACCGTTCCGGAAGGACGACGCGAGACTGCCGCGCCGCCGATCGATGCGCACGGCCGCCCGTCTTCGCTCTGGCGGACCTTGCTGCTGCTCCTGGTCGGTGCGATGGCCGGATCGGCGCTGACCCTGTCCATGCGTCAGATTTCCGGGGGAAGGGCAGATACCGCGACCGTGACGGCGGTCGGCATCACGGTCCTGGTCCTTGTCCTGATCGGCGGCGGCTGGCTGGCCGTCTTCGCGCTCAGGGCCCGCCGCGACCGGCGAACGGCGGAAATTCTCGCCGCCGCCGGCGATGCCCGCCCCGATGCGCAGGTCATCGTCGACGGGCGCGGTAACGAAGTCTTCGCGAACAGGGCGTTCAACGACCTGGTTGGTGCGGAGGGCGGCTCGGCCCAGTCGCGTCTGCGCGCCTGGCTGTGCAGGTCGTCCAAGGCTGTCGAAGCTTTCAACGATCTGGATGCGCAGGCGAAAGGCGGAGTGGCAAGCACGCGTGACGTTTTCCGGCCCGACGAGGCGGGGCATCGGCACGCTTACGAGGTGTCCGCCCTGCCGGTGCCCGGCGACGAACCGCGGGTCGTCTGGACGTTTCGCGATGCGACGTCACACCATGCGCTGGTCGAAGCCATGCTCGCCGACCAGCGCAAACTCGCGGACTTTCTGGAGAGCGCCCCTCTAGGGTTCTACTCCGTGGACGCCGATGGCCGTTTCCTCTTCGTCAACGGCGCCTTGGCGGGTCTTCTCGGCGTCGCTGCGGAAGATTTGATGGGCGGCAACTGGCGCCTGCACGATTTCCTCGTCGAGGTTCCGGTGCCGGGTACGCCCGGGCACTCGCCTTTCGCAAATCCCGCGGCAGCGGAACGGGGGGAAACCGTGCTTCGCGGGGTCGGTGGGCGGCCGATCCAGGCGCAGATCACGCAGAGCATCGTGCCCGGCGAAGCGACCGGCACGCTCATGACCCGCTCCGTCGTCCGGGATCTCCGGCCCGAACGCGAGTGGGAGCAGGCGCTCAAGGCTTCGGAACTGCGCTTCCAGCGGTTCTTCGAGGAGGCGCCCGTCGGCGTGGCGCTTCTGGATCACGATCTGCGGATCTCCGAGGCCAACCCCACCTTCGCGACCCTCATCGGGCATGATCGTGCGGAACTCGGGGGCATGCCGTTCGTCGACCTCGTGCGCGTGCCGGAACGAGCCGACGTCGCGGCGAAGCTGGTCGCAGCCCGGGAGGGCGGCGGGGCCACCCCGATCGAGGTACCGCTGGCGGGGGGCGGAGACCGGACATGGGCGCTCTACGCGCGTCCCCTCGAAGACGCTGCAGGCACCGGCCTGATGCTCCACCTCGTGGAGACGACGCACCAGAAGCGCCTCGAGGTGCAGTTCGCCCAGTCCCAGAAGATGCTCGCCGTCGGGCAGCTGGCCGGAGGCATTGCCCACGATTTCAACAACCTGCTGACGGCGATGATCGGATTCTGCGACCTGCTGCTGCTGCGGCATCAGCCGGGCGACGCGTCGTTCGCCGACATCATGCAGATCAAGCAGAACGCCAACCGGGCGGCCAACCTCGTTCGCCAGCTGCTCGCCTTTTCGCGTCAGCAGACCCTGCAGCCGCGCATCCTGAATTTGACGGACACGCTCGCCGAGCTCTCTAACCTGTTGCGGCGGCTGATCGGCGCCGGCATCGACCTCAGCATGCAGCACGGCCGCAACCTCGGGCTCGTCCGGGTCGATCAGATCCAGTTCGAGCAGGTCATCATGAACCTCGCTGTGAACGGCCGGGACGCGATGCCGAACGGCGGCGTGCTGACGATACGCACCTCGAACGCGAGCTTTCCCGTCGACCGCGTCGTGGGACGCGAGACCATCTTGGCGGGCGAGTACGTGCTCATCGAGGTGATCGATACCGGCATGGGGATCCCGAAGGAGAACCTCGACCGGATCTTCGAGCCCTTCTTCTCGACCAAGGAAGTCGGCTCCGGAACCGGTCTCGGCCTCTCGACCGTGTACGGAATCGTCAAGCAGACGGACGGCTACGTCTTCGTCGACAGCGAGCCGGACAGCGGCGCACATTTCTCGATATACCTGCCCCAGTACAAGGGCGAGGCTACCGTGGCCCATCCCGCCCGCATGGACTCCGCGTCGGCGGACCTGACGGGCAACGGCACGGTCCTGCTGGTCGAGGACGAGGACCCCGTCCGCCTGTTCAGTGCGCGGGCTTTGCGGAACAAGGGCTACAAGGTCCTGGAGGCTCGCTCCGGCGACATGGCACTGCAGGTTCTGGATACCGCGCCGGACCATGTGGACGTCGTGGTGACGGATGTCGTCATGCCTCGAATGGACGGTCCCACCCTGATCGGAAAGCTCCGCGAGCAGCGGCCCGATCTCAAGATCATCTGCATCTCGGGCTACGCCGAAGGGGCCTTCCGCCAGAAGCTCGAGACGTTCCCGGACGTCCATTTCCTGCCGAAGCCGTTCAGCCTTCAGCAATTGGCGAGCAAGGTGAAAGAGGTGCTGGCGGCGGACCGCTGA
- a CDS encoding cold-shock protein, translating into MAVGTVKWFNATKGYGFIQPESGGNDVFVHISAVERAGLGSLSEGQKVSYELAKDRNGKMAAANLEEV; encoded by the coding sequence ATGGCCGTCGGTACAGTCAAATGGTTCAACGCCACGAAGGGCTATGGCTTCATCCAGCCGGAGAGCGGCGGCAACGACGTGTTCGTGCACATTTCCGCGGTGGAGCGGGCCGGACTGGGTTCCTTGTCGGAGGGGCAGAAGGTCAGTTACGAACTGGCGAAGGACCGCAACGGCAAGATGGCGGCCGCGAATCTGGAAGAGGTGTAG
- the flhB gene encoding flagellar biosynthesis protein FlhB yields MADESDSSEKTEDPTQKKLDDAREKGQVPSSRELNHWFIILGGTLFVIMSLPSLATGLAAAMQKFLEQPHALAVEGDDARAMLLDMAGSVGLLLALPCVLMIAAAIAPGLLQTGFLLSTESLKPKLEKISPMGGFKRLFSLKSVLEFIKGLLKLAIVTAVATMLLLPEFDRIELTAGMEIEDLLVMLQTLTLKLLVGVLAVMFLIAAADILYQRFDHIKKLRMSRQEMKEEFKQSEGDPMIKQRLRQLRMERSRRRMMAAVPTADVVVTNPTHFAVALKYDPDTMSAPRCVAKGGDNLALRIREVAREHGVATVENPPLARALFASVEIDQEVPTEHYRAVAEVISFVWKLKKR; encoded by the coding sequence GTGGCGGACGAGAGCGATTCTTCCGAGAAGACAGAAGACCCTACGCAAAAGAAGCTCGATGATGCGCGCGAGAAGGGGCAGGTCCCGTCGTCGCGCGAATTGAACCACTGGTTCATCATCCTCGGCGGGACGCTGTTCGTCATAATGTCGCTGCCGTCGCTCGCCACGGGGCTGGCGGCGGCCATGCAGAAATTTTTGGAACAGCCTCACGCGCTCGCCGTGGAGGGGGACGACGCCCGGGCGATGCTTCTCGACATGGCGGGCAGCGTGGGTCTGCTGCTGGCGCTGCCTTGCGTCCTGATGATCGCGGCAGCGATCGCCCCCGGCCTGTTGCAGACGGGCTTCCTGCTGTCGACGGAATCGCTCAAGCCGAAGCTCGAGAAGATCTCGCCGATGGGCGGCTTCAAGCGCCTCTTCTCGCTGAAGTCGGTGCTCGAGTTCATCAAGGGCCTGCTCAAGCTGGCGATCGTGACGGCGGTCGCGACGATGCTGCTGCTCCCCGAGTTCGACCGTATCGAACTCACGGCCGGAATGGAGATCGAGGATCTCCTCGTCATGCTGCAGACCCTGACGCTGAAGCTGCTCGTCGGCGTGCTCGCGGTGATGTTCCTGATCGCTGCTGCCGACATCCTCTACCAGCGTTTCGACCACATCAAAAAGCTGCGCATGTCGCGGCAGGAGATGAAGGAGGAGTTCAAGCAGTCCGAAGGCGACCCGATGATCAAGCAGCGGCTGCGGCAGCTCCGGATGGAGCGTTCGCGCCGCCGCATGATGGCGGCGGTGCCGACAGCCGACGTCGTCGTGACGAACCCCACTCACTTCGCCGTCGCCTTGAAGTATGATCCGGATACGATGTCCGCGCCGCGCTGCGTGGCGAAGGGCGGTGACAATCTCGCGTTGCGGATCCGCGAGGTGGCACGCGAACATGGCGTGGCCACGGTCGAGAATCCGCCGTTGGCGAGGGCGCTTTTCGCGTCTGTCGAGATCGATCAGGAGGTTCCGACGGAACATTATCGCGCCGTCGCTGAAGTCATCAGCTTTGTGTGGAAACTGAAGAAGCGATGA
- a CDS encoding DUF1491 family protein has translation MLKAKLLVQACLRASAAAGRAATLLRRGYEDAGAILIRLDLLDGTAVVLTQTRDAEGEAAWMRGTGANPVPSAEADAYIDRQVARDPDLWVVEVEDRAGRHPLGERIL, from the coding sequence ATGCTGAAGGCGAAACTACTGGTCCAGGCCTGCCTTCGCGCGAGCGCGGCTGCCGGACGCGCCGCGACACTGCTGCGACGGGGGTACGAGGATGCGGGGGCGATCCTGATCAGGCTGGACCTCCTGGACGGGACTGCCGTCGTTCTCACGCAGACGCGCGACGCCGAAGGAGAAGCGGCGTGGATGCGCGGCACCGGCGCCAACCCGGTGCCGTCCGCCGAAGCCGACGCCTATATCGACCGCCAGGTTGCACGCGACCCCGATCTCTGGGTGGTGGAAGTCGAGGACAGAGCCGGCCGGCATCCCCTCGGCGAAAGGATCCTCTGA
- the polA gene encoding DNA polymerase I: protein MTDTAAETQESKTRKSETGAAASERPTLWLIDGSGYIFRAFHALPPMTRPDGTPVNAVFGFCSMVIKLLDDMHADHVAVIFDKGATSFRNDLYDAYKANRDEPPDELKPQFGLIRDATRAFALPCIETEGFEADDIIATYARIATEAGMDVTIVSSDKDLMQLVGDHVRMWDPMKQRSIGPEEVRERFGVGPELVVDVQALAGDSVDNVPGVPGIGVKTGAQLVLEYGGLDALLERAHEIKQPKRRENLIAFADQARLSRDLVRLRADVPTEEGIDDFVVRQPDPDTLLGFLREQGFRSITARAERQLAGSGAPVAAPAADAAPPPPAEVAYTLVLDEATLRTWIDRAIEAGAVALSVKTTHSDPSRGTVCGIALALEAGSACYVPFAAAPIANGQLDFSASGDAPAALTAERAMDLLKPLLADPSVLKIGQNLKFDIRALKRFDARVTPVDDMTLLAYVLDGSGGLTVGELAERHFGHACVSLESVIGKGKAAITFDQAPHDRALAHAAEEVDYAARLHALFRGRLVLERMTAVYETIERPLVQVLADMEEAGVLVDPDQLRALSKDFGERMATIETDAYEIVGHEFNIGSPKQISDIIFGELGVAGGRKSKTGAFTTGADVLEDLAGQDTGQAGQLAQKVLDWRQISKLKSTYSDALLDEINPDTGRVHTTFAMAVTTTGRLSSNDPNLQNIPVRTEEGRKIRQAFVASPGHVLLSADYSQIELRLLAHVAEIESLRTAFREGYDIHAMTASQVFGTPVEGMDPQVRRKAKAINFGIIYGISAFGLGRQLGIPQGEARAYIDAYFERYPGIRDYMERAKSFAREHGHITTIFGRKCYTPYIRDKNPAKRSFGERAAINAPLQGSAADIIKRAMVRIPKALGDAGLRARMLLQVHDELLFEVPEAEAERTAALVQGVMERAASLSVPLVVDTGTGRHWGEAH from the coding sequence TTGACCGACACGGCGGCAGAGACGCAGGAAAGCAAGACGCGGAAGAGCGAGACCGGGGCGGCGGCGTCTGAACGGCCCACGCTCTGGCTGATCGACGGCTCCGGCTACATCTTCCGCGCCTTCCACGCACTGCCGCCGATGACGCGGCCGGACGGGACGCCGGTCAATGCCGTGTTCGGCTTCTGCAGCATGGTCATCAAGCTGCTGGACGACATGCACGCCGACCATGTCGCGGTGATCTTCGACAAGGGCGCGACCAGCTTCCGCAACGACCTCTACGACGCCTACAAGGCGAACCGCGACGAGCCGCCGGACGAGCTCAAGCCGCAGTTCGGCCTGATCCGCGACGCGACCCGCGCCTTCGCGCTGCCCTGCATCGAGACCGAGGGCTTCGAGGCGGACGACATCATCGCAACATACGCCCGCATCGCCACCGAGGCGGGAATGGACGTGACCATCGTGTCGTCCGACAAGGACCTGATGCAGCTGGTCGGCGATCACGTCCGCATGTGGGACCCGATGAAGCAGCGCAGCATCGGCCCGGAAGAAGTCCGCGAGCGTTTCGGCGTAGGCCCCGAACTGGTGGTCGACGTGCAGGCGCTCGCCGGTGACTCGGTCGACAACGTGCCGGGCGTGCCGGGCATCGGCGTGAAGACCGGCGCGCAGCTCGTGCTCGAATATGGCGGCCTCGATGCACTGCTCGAGCGCGCGCACGAAATCAAACAGCCGAAGCGGCGCGAGAACCTGATCGCCTTCGCCGATCAGGCCCGCCTGTCGCGCGATCTGGTACGCCTGCGCGCCGACGTGCCGACCGAGGAGGGCATAGACGACTTCGTCGTGCGGCAGCCCGACCCGGACACGCTGCTGGGCTTCCTGCGCGAGCAGGGCTTCCGCTCGATCACCGCGCGCGCCGAGCGGCAGCTCGCCGGCAGCGGCGCGCCCGTCGCCGCTCCCGCCGCGGACGCAGCACCGCCCCCGCCCGCCGAGGTGGCCTACACGCTCGTCCTGGACGAGGCCACGCTGCGAACCTGGATCGACCGGGCGATCGAAGCCGGCGCGGTGGCGCTGTCGGTGAAGACGACCCATTCCGATCCGTCGCGCGGAACGGTCTGCGGCATCGCCCTTGCGCTGGAAGCCGGCAGCGCCTGCTACGTTCCGTTCGCCGCAGCGCCGATTGCGAACGGGCAGCTGGACTTTTCCGCTTCGGGCGACGCGCCGGCCGCCCTCACCGCCGAGCGGGCGATGGACCTGCTGAAACCGCTTCTCGCCGACCCGTCGGTGCTGAAGATCGGGCAGAACCTGAAGTTCGACATCCGCGCCCTGAAGCGCTTCGATGCCAGGGTGACGCCGGTCGACGACATGACCCTGCTGGCCTACGTGCTCGACGGCTCGGGCGGACTGACGGTCGGCGAACTGGCCGAGCGGCATTTCGGCCATGCCTGCGTATCCCTGGAGAGCGTGATCGGCAAGGGCAAGGCGGCGATCACCTTCGACCAGGCGCCGCATGACCGTGCGCTGGCCCATGCGGCCGAGGAAGTCGACTATGCCGCCCGCCTGCACGCGCTCTTTCGCGGCCGGCTGGTGCTGGAGCGGATGACGGCGGTGTACGAGACCATCGAACGCCCGCTGGTGCAGGTGCTGGCCGACATGGAGGAGGCCGGGGTGCTGGTCGACCCGGACCAGCTCCGCGCGCTGTCGAAGGATTTCGGCGAGCGGATGGCCACCATCGAGACCGACGCCTACGAAATCGTCGGGCACGAATTCAACATCGGGTCGCCGAAGCAGATCTCGGACATCATCTTCGGCGAACTGGGCGTCGCCGGGGGCCGCAAGTCGAAGACGGGCGCCTTCACGACCGGCGCCGACGTGCTGGAGGATCTGGCCGGCCAGGACACGGGACAGGCCGGCCAGCTCGCCCAGAAGGTGCTCGACTGGCGCCAGATCTCGAAGCTGAAGAGTACCTACAGCGACGCCCTGCTGGACGAGATCAACCCCGACACCGGCCGCGTCCACACGACCTTCGCGATGGCGGTGACCACGACGGGCCGGCTGTCTTCGAACGACCCGAACCTGCAGAACATCCCCGTCCGCACCGAGGAGGGCCGCAAGATCCGGCAGGCCTTCGTCGCGTCACCCGGCCACGTCCTGTTGTCGGCCGACTACTCGCAGATCGAACTGCGCCTGCTCGCCCATGTCGCGGAGATCGAGTCGCTGCGCACGGCCTTCCGCGAGGGCTACGACATCCACGCGATGACCGCGAGCCAGGTGTTCGGGACGCCGGTCGAGGGCATGGACCCGCAGGTGCGGCGCAAGGCCAAGGCGATCAATTTCGGCATCATCTACGGCATCAGCGCATTCGGCCTGGGCCGCCAGCTCGGCATCCCGCAGGGCGAGGCGCGCGCCTACATCGATGCCTATTTCGAACGCTATCCCGGTATCCGCGACTATATGGAGCGGGCCAAGTCGTTCGCGCGCGAGCACGGCCACATCACGACGATCTTCGGCCGCAAGTGCTATACGCCCTACATCCGTGACAAGAACCCGGCGAAGCGCAGCTTCGGCGAGCGCGCCGCGATCAACGCGCCGCTCCAGGGCTCGGCGGCCGACATCATCAAGCGGGCGATGGTACGTATCCCGAAGGCGCTCGGCGATGCGGGGCTGAGGGCGCGCATGCTTCTGCAGGTGCATGACGAACTGCTGTTCGAGGTGCCGGAAGCGGAGGCGGAGCGCACCGCGGCGTTGGTCCAGGGGGTGATGGAGCGCGCCGCATCGCTCAGTGTGCCGCTGGTCGTCGATACCGGCACGGGCCGGCATTGGGGCGAAGCCCACTGA
- a CDS encoding HPr kinase/phosphatase C-terminal domain-containing protein — protein MPRLHATCVAIDGRGVLLRGASGAGKSDLALRLIDQGADLVADDRVDLFDVDGVLRAASPAAIAGRMEVRGIGVIPMPYLPSAEIVLLVDLVRPEVVERMPEPSFCRLGRFEVPALALTPFEASAAAKIRLAVRRQPR, from the coding sequence ATGCCGAGGCTTCACGCCACATGCGTTGCGATCGATGGCCGGGGTGTCCTGCTTCGAGGCGCATCGGGCGCCGGCAAGTCGGACCTCGCACTGCGCCTGATCGACCAAGGGGCCGACCTGGTGGCCGACGATCGGGTGGACCTGTTCGATGTCGACGGTGTGCTGCGGGCGGCTTCGCCGGCGGCTATTGCGGGCCGCATGGAGGTCCGCGGAATCGGCGTGATCCCGATGCCCTATCTGCCGAGCGCCGAGATCGTCCTGCTGGTCGATCTGGTCCGTCCCGAAGTCGTCGAGCGGATGCCGGAGCCATCCTTCTGCCGCCTCGGCCGGTTCGAGGTTCCAGCCCTCGCGCTCACGCCCTTCGAGGCATCGGCTGCGGCGAAGATAAGGCTCGCCGTCAGGCGGCAGCCTCGCTGA
- a CDS encoding PAS domain S-box protein, whose product MRPDRAWNSAPHAAAKRRAIGFAGVAILAVLGYMFVGLLQARQENRTHALRLAHNLSALLATHLQELFGVVASQLDLAADGVRDASSATEARAILRRSSFHSPIIAGMAVYDRSGRLLHTVGRRGPLLAVTDEPIDLGIKVEPVSPGDLLPVWKARFDRSGVRLGAIVAFIDVLELRRLIGSLNIGGMGSAAIWRNDAVLLVRSPHDPSAIGRTFPGGPAWTALHHGSTPAAATRISPIDGEGRMHAIARLANVPIAVSVGLSEGDHLISWWSRALETAVITLAVALIIALLGVTLLRRISAQEAAELALRASERRLSEALEGVRDAVWEWDLATGEFFLSSVWDRIVGRSEPRPIRAEALRALVHPADLAMVRARMRDHVKGQTDAFEATHRVRHASGDWIWVQVRGRAMRDEAGRVLRVVGTLSDVSERVSTEQRLAASEQRLRDIVTAMADWAWETDRTHRIVWMSDSVERVIGVAADWHIGKRWREFDIVAIDAKAREALEEAISSRRPFRDIEYARRTPRGVRWIQGSAVPKFDENGEFAGYRGTGRDVTDLRSAQRLLRDALETMPAGVVLFDADDRLVLSSEQNKSLLPGHPDLHREGVTFEEVIRLSVARGLLPDAMQDPERWIKARLDRHRAANGAILVHYEDRVLEVFEHRTHDGGCLMLRFDVTERERLGERLRQAKDAAEAANTAKSQFLANMSHELRTPLNAIIGFSQLLESELLGPLGNERYREYAGDIRDSGEHLLTIISDILDLSRVEAGRMVLEPVDTDIVELLRTGERWENERATLEGVELRLDVPERGLRWTVDPTRLKQAIVNLVSNAVKFTPRGGIVTLSAAEEGGRLVLRVTDTGVGMTAAQVHQALQPFGQVQNAMSRKHAGTGLGLPLTKALVELHGGTLEIDSRTGQGTVVEASIPARSAQKRQVSEAAA is encoded by the coding sequence ATGCGGCCTGATCGTGCATGGAACTCGGCTCCGCACGCTGCTGCGAAACGGCGGGCGATAGGCTTCGCTGGCGTCGCGATCCTGGCCGTCCTCGGATACATGTTCGTCGGCCTTCTCCAGGCGCGCCAGGAGAACCGCACCCATGCCCTGAGGCTGGCCCACAACCTCTCCGCACTTCTGGCCACCCATCTCCAAGAGCTGTTCGGGGTCGTCGCTTCTCAACTCGATTTGGCGGCCGATGGCGTCCGCGACGCATCGTCGGCGACCGAGGCGCGAGCGATCCTCCGACGTTCGTCATTCCACAGCCCGATCATTGCGGGAATGGCGGTCTACGACCGGTCCGGCCGCTTGTTGCACACGGTGGGACGGCGCGGCCCGCTACTCGCGGTGACGGACGAGCCGATCGACCTCGGGATCAAGGTCGAGCCCGTGTCGCCAGGCGACCTCCTGCCGGTGTGGAAGGCTCGCTTCGACCGATCCGGGGTACGATTGGGGGCGATCGTCGCCTTCATCGATGTTCTGGAACTCCGCCGCCTCATCGGGTCGCTGAACATCGGCGGTATGGGAAGCGCCGCCATCTGGCGCAACGATGCCGTTCTTCTCGTCCGTTCACCACACGATCCGAGCGCGATCGGGCGAACGTTCCCCGGCGGACCGGCCTGGACGGCGCTGCACCACGGCAGCACGCCCGCGGCGGCCACGCGGATCTCGCCGATCGATGGCGAAGGCCGGATGCATGCCATTGCACGGCTGGCCAACGTGCCCATCGCCGTATCCGTCGGCTTGAGCGAAGGCGATCATCTGATCAGCTGGTGGTCGCGTGCTTTGGAAACGGCGGTGATCACCCTGGCGGTGGCGCTGATCATCGCTCTCCTCGGCGTGACGCTGCTCCGCCGGATATCGGCGCAGGAGGCCGCGGAACTGGCACTTCGTGCCAGCGAGCGGCGCCTGAGCGAGGCGCTGGAAGGCGTTCGCGACGCCGTGTGGGAATGGGATCTGGCGACCGGCGAATTCTTCCTATCCTCGGTGTGGGACCGGATCGTGGGTCGTTCCGAGCCACGTCCCATCCGCGCGGAGGCGCTGCGTGCGCTCGTCCATCCTGCCGATCTCGCGATGGTGAGGGCGCGGATGCGCGACCATGTGAAAGGCCAAACCGATGCTTTCGAGGCGACACATCGCGTCCGGCACGCGTCCGGCGATTGGATCTGGGTGCAGGTCCGCGGGCGCGCCATGCGGGACGAGGCGGGGCGCGTGCTGCGGGTGGTCGGGACGCTGAGCGACGTGTCCGAGCGCGTCTCGACGGAACAGCGTCTGGCCGCCAGCGAGCAACGCCTCCGCGACATCGTCACGGCCATGGCCGACTGGGCGTGGGAGACCGACCGGACTCACCGGATCGTCTGGATGTCGGACTCCGTCGAGCGCGTCATCGGGGTGGCGGCGGATTGGCACATCGGCAAGCGGTGGAGGGAGTTCGACATCGTCGCAATCGATGCCAAGGCCCGCGAAGCCTTGGAGGAAGCGATTTCGTCGCGGCGTCCGTTCCGCGACATCGAATATGCTCGCCGCACGCCGCGGGGCGTGCGCTGGATCCAGGGCAGCGCCGTGCCGAAGTTCGACGAGAACGGCGAATTCGCCGGGTATCGTGGCACCGGGCGTGACGTCACGGACCTGCGCAGCGCACAGCGACTGCTGCGGGACGCCCTCGAGACCATGCCCGCGGGCGTGGTCCTGTTCGATGCGGACGACAGGCTGGTCCTGTCCAGCGAGCAGAACAAGAGCCTTCTACCGGGTCACCCCGACCTTCACAGGGAAGGGGTGACGTTCGAGGAGGTGATCCGCCTATCGGTCGCGCGGGGGCTGCTGCCGGATGCGATGCAGGATCCCGAGCGTTGGATCAAGGCACGGCTCGACAGGCACCGCGCAGCCAACGGCGCCATCCTCGTCCACTACGAGGACCGTGTTCTGGAAGTCTTCGAGCACCGCACGCACGACGGCGGGTGCCTGATGCTGCGCTTCGACGTCACGGAGCGGGAGCGGCTCGGCGAGCGCCTGCGACAGGCCAAGGACGCCGCGGAGGCGGCCAACACCGCCAAGTCCCAGTTCCTGGCGAACATGAGCCACGAGCTGCGCACGCCGCTGAACGCGATCATCGGGTTCTCGCAACTCCTCGAAAGCGAGCTGCTGGGGCCGTTGGGCAACGAACGCTATCGTGAATATGCAGGCGACATTCGCGACAGCGGCGAGCACCTGCTCACCATCATCAGCGACATTCTCGATCTGTCGCGCGTCGAGGCCGGACGCATGGTCCTCGAACCCGTGGACACGGACATCGTCGAGCTGTTGCGGACCGGCGAGCGCTGGGAGAATGAGCGGGCGACGCTGGAGGGGGTCGAGTTGCGGCTGGACGTCCCGGAACGCGGCCTGCGGTGGACGGTGGATCCGACCCGGCTGAAGCAGGCGATCGTCAATCTCGTCTCGAACGCGGTGAAATTTACCCCGCGCGGGGGGATCGTCACCCTGTCGGCTGCCGAGGAGGGCGGGCGCCTCGTTCTGCGGGTCACCGACACCGGCGTGGGCATGACCGCCGCACAGGTTCATCAGGCGCTCCAGCCGTTCGGCCAGGTCCAGAACGCGATGTCGCGCAAGCATGCCGGGACGGGCCTCGGCCTGCCACTGACGAAGGCGCTGGTCGAACTTCATGGCGGTACGCTGGAGATCGACAGCCGCACCGGGCAGGGGACGGTGGTCGAGGCGTCGATTCCGGCGCGGAGCGCTCAGAAGCGGCAGGTCAGCGAGGCTGCCGCCTGA